The Algoriphagus halophilus sequence AGCTATTTTTACTTGATGGAAAAGATCTGGCTGAAAAAATTCAAGTTCTCTTAAAAAGAGCCCAGCCTTAAAACAGAACATTCCGCTATTCCAAAAATGATCCCCCATTTCCAAATAAGTCCTTGCAGACTCAATACTTGGTTTTTCTTTAAATCTTTTTACAATCCCATCTTCCACCTGGATGTAACCATATCCTGTTTCAGGACGGGTTGGGGTAATTCCAAAAGTCACAAGAAGATCTATACTTGCAAGTTTCACTGCATTTCCAACTGCACGTTCATAAGAGTCTTGATCTTGTACCAAGTGATCTGATGGAGTGATTAATAAAATATCCTCAGGATTACTAGACATAGCCGCAAATGCAATGGCAGGAGCTGTATTTTTAGGTAAAGCCTCTACAATCTCTCGGTAAGGGTCAATCCCCATCTTTGCAAAGGTCTTTCTGGATAATTCGAAATTTCCCAGACTTCCGACTACAACCCCTTTTCCGCTTAGAAAGCGGTTACGCTCCAAACACAATTCAAACAATGACTTTCCGTCAAAAATCTCCAAATATTGTTTGGGGCAGGACTTTCTGGAGAGAGGCCATAATCTACTACCTGTTCCACCAGATAAAATGACATGAGTTACTGTTGAAGGACTCATAAAACAATAGATTTAAAAGGTTAAATAACAATACTATTTACTGTTACTATATTATTAGAAAAATGACAAGATTAATTATGTAACAATCATCTGACGATTCAATATTAGGAAATAGATTTTGAAAGAAAAAATGTTGAAAAGCTCTTTTTCTAGGACGAAATACGTTTTTTTGTTCTTCAAATACAGTTATATCCCAAATAAAATTTTAGTAAAATTTAAAAAATACCATTAAATAGGATGGAATTCCGGGTAAAATACAACACAATTAAAATTAAATATTTATTTAGTAGATTATGCCAAATTTTAGTATTGAAGGAAACAATATATAAAAATAAAGTTACACTAAACTAGGTATAATTAAATGAAAATAATTATATACACCTATAATACAATTTTTTAAGTAAAAATATAGGAAAATTTAGGAGTCTAAAAATGATCAATAAAGTTAAAAAAAATAATTTTTTTTTAAAGAAAACTATTTTTTCCATCAAAATGGAATCACAAAACCTAACAATATCAAATTTTGCAAAATAAAAATATTAGCATAATACAATGAAAATGGGAGAGATTTATGAAGGTGCACACAGCAGTTCCGCAATTGGTTGTTAAAAAAAACCATGATCAAAACAGAAAAGGAAAAATGAGGAAAGTGAGCCACCCTATGTTTTTAATCCCTGGTAGTAAAGCAATATCCATTTAAAAAAAATCCTTCTCTTTAGGTAAGAGAAGGACTTCAACTATCAACTCAATTTAGCAGTTAATAGCATAATATATATAGGAGTTAAAATATCGCTTTCAATTTAGGGCTATCATTTAAGACTATCTCCCAATACCAAGAAACAACACCTCCATGTTCAATAGTTATAGATAAAGGAAAGCAAAACTTTAAGACTGGCATTTTATCTTCCATTACTAATTGAACGGTATGTATAATATAAGGTCTAGGTAAATTTGATAAATCCAAATTTTTCGCATCTTCAGACTTGGTCCACTCTAATATCTCTTCCACCAACTCATCTGGCCAAACCCAATTTTGAGGGATAGGACGATTGGTAAACATCCAGGTCCAAGAGTCAAAATTGAAAAGCCGATACACTCCTCCCATCTTATTCAAACGTTGTTGGAGGATACCATTATAAGTAGAACTATAACACATCTCAAATCCTAAAATCTCCTTCTTTGCAGAAGAAATGATTTCAGAAAAAGTCAGAAACTGATCTCGCTTTTTTTGCAAAACGTAATAGATTATTTCCAGTGCTTCGGAAACCATTAATTCAGATTTGCTCATAAAAAAACAATTTATAGTTTAGATAAAAATTTAAGTTCAATAAATAATTGAAAAATTTATATTTTTTAATTTGAACTTACTCTTGTATAAACAAATTTAAACAAATAAACTATTAGATTCCTATTACTTACTACATTTTTTTAGATTTAAAATTCATTTTTATCACCTCAAATAAGATCATCATAATTCAGAACTATTTTTTTTGAAAATTAGTAAAATACAATTTTTTTAATTGGAATAATGATATATTTCAATCGATAAGAAATTAACTGATGAAAATCATATAATTTTTTAATTCCTAATTGCATAGTTCTTCTATTCAGCTTTTTTTTATAGAATTTTTCTTTTTCTAACTACACATTTAATCTTCATTTTATTGATTTTCAGTTAATTATAAAATTTAAAATCTTAATTTTTAGAAATTTGATTTAGCTGAAAACCCAAGTTTTTTGAGCTTTCATTTCCGGGATATCTCAATTAAAAAAATAGCATTGAACTTGGACTAACAAATAATTTTGTGCTCAATTTCCAACCAAGAATCTTCTCTTTAATCAAATTGGATTTCCCTCGTTACCACAGGCAGGTGGCTGAACTAAGACTCCGGGAAATGCTTGAATTACCAACAACTAATTTCCTCCCAAAGCATCCCAGTACAAGCGGCTCTTCCCCCTAATAATCTTTATCCACACATCGAAAACCCTAGCATATTCAAACTCATTGGAGAAAGACCACTCTTGACGTCAATCTTATTTAAGTGCAGAGAAAGTAAAAAACATTAAATACAGAATATAAACAACACTAAAAAGTTCAAAATATAGTATACAAATCACCTATAAATACAAAGTTAATTGAATTATATTTTTCAATAAGTCTTCCTTTAATTATTTTTTTTATCAATAAAATAAGAATGAATGAACATTTCAACCACTCAATAGTTATGCTAGAAATTGACCTTAAATGGTTTTTTACATTTAAGTAATTGTGACATGATTAAAAATAATGATGGTAAAAAAAATTAACTATAACTTATTTTCAATTTAGAAATTTTAATTATATTAAAAATTCTTTCTTTTTGAAAATTATAATTTTAGTAACCTATAATTATTTTTATATATGATTTTAGAAAATTGTATTTAATTAATTTTCACCTAACCTTTACTAGTATGAGCTTTTTCAACATTTTAACAAAAGTATTTTTAATACCCCCTAAAAATAAACATCTCTGCCAACTGATTAAGTTATTGATTTTTATTTTTATAGTTAACATCCCCAGTATTTCATATGCAACGGATTATTATTTCTCCTCTAGCAAAGGAGATGATAGCAGAAGTATCACTGAGGCTCAAAACCCTGAAACCCCTTGGAAGACGATTGATAAGCTCAATGCCATTTCCTCGGCTTTGAAAGGAGGAGACAGAGTCCTATTTGCTGCTGGGGAGGTTTTTTATGGGACGATCAATGTCGTTAGAGGTGGGGAGGTAGGAAATCCTATTGTTTACACCTCTTATGGCTTAGGCCCTGCTGCACAAATCACCTCCTTGGAAACAATTTCCGAATGGAGATCTTTGGGTGGAGGCTTGTACGAGGCTTCCCTTCCGAATTTACAGAGTTCAGTCATTCAA is a genomic window containing:
- a CDS encoding mannose-1-phosphate guanylyltransferase, which gives rise to MSPSTVTHVILSGGTGSRLWPLSRKSCPKQYLEIFDGKSLFELCLERNRFLSGKGVVVGSLGNFELSRKTFAKMGIDPYREIVEALPKNTAPAIAFAAMSSNPEDILLITPSDHLVQDQDSYERAVGNAVKLASIDLLVTFGITPTRPETGYGYIQVEDGIVKRFKEKPSIESARTYLEMGDHFWNSGMFCFKAGLFLRELEFFQPDLFHQVKIAFENSKDGFIQQSDNELIDSLSVDYAVMEHSKKLVMVEGDFKWSDLGSFEALSDYLCETHQVEEDEYGNVYIGKSRHASFLGVSNMIFVETPDAFLILNRSDCQKVKNLFEQFETENPSLVN